A stretch of Aeromicrobium tamlense DNA encodes these proteins:
- a CDS encoding Rv0909 family putative TA system antitoxin has translation MGFLDKFKGKDAEQMVARVKEEVAQRDEEVDAAIDKVADLADRATDGKFTEKIDDAAAKLKEAAERLDDEPKA, from the coding sequence GTGGGCTTCCTGGACAAGTTCAAGGGCAAGGACGCGGAGCAGATGGTGGCCCGGGTCAAGGAGGAGGTCGCGCAACGCGACGAGGAGGTCGACGCCGCGATCGACAAGGTGGCCGACCTCGCCGACCGCGCCACCGATGGCAAGTTCACCGAGAAGATCGACGACGCCGCGGCGAAGCTCAAGGAGGCCGCCGAGCGCCTCGACGACGAGCCGAAGGCCTGA
- the lgt gene encoding prolipoprotein diacylglyceryl transferase — protein MTIATFIPSPEQAVWHLGPLPLRAYALCIIAGVVAAIWIGEKRFVAAGGRPGAIGDIAIWAVPFGIIGGRIYHVLTDPELYFGDGRDPIDALKIWEGGLGIWGAIAFGGVGAWIACKRYDIDFLKMADALAPGLLVAQAIGRLGNYFNQELFGRPTTVPWALEISERHRPDGYEQFATFHPTFLYEALWNLAAAALLVWLGKRFALTHGRVFALYVMLYTLGRGWIEALRIDTVNHLGPFRLNIWTSIVVFCLALAYFVWAGRHYRERAERDVSGADTP, from the coding sequence ATGACGATCGCCACCTTCATCCCGTCGCCGGAGCAGGCCGTCTGGCACCTCGGGCCGCTGCCGCTGCGCGCCTACGCCCTGTGCATCATCGCGGGCGTCGTCGCCGCGATCTGGATCGGCGAGAAGCGCTTCGTGGCCGCCGGCGGCCGCCCGGGCGCGATCGGCGACATCGCGATCTGGGCCGTGCCCTTCGGCATCATCGGCGGGCGGATCTACCACGTCCTCACCGATCCCGAGCTCTACTTCGGCGACGGCCGCGACCCCATCGACGCGCTGAAGATCTGGGAGGGCGGCCTGGGCATCTGGGGCGCCATCGCGTTCGGCGGTGTCGGCGCGTGGATCGCCTGCAAGCGGTACGACATCGACTTCCTGAAGATGGCCGACGCGCTGGCGCCCGGCCTGCTCGTCGCGCAGGCGATCGGACGTCTGGGCAACTACTTCAACCAGGAGCTCTTCGGACGCCCCACCACGGTGCCGTGGGCCCTGGAGATCTCCGAGCGTCACCGGCCCGACGGCTACGAGCAGTTCGCCACCTTCCACCCGACGTTCCTCTACGAGGCGCTGTGGAACCTCGCGGCGGCCGCGCTGCTGGTGTGGCTGGGCAAGCGGTTCGCGCTGACCCACGGCAGGGTGTTCGCGCTCTACGTGATGCTCTACACGCTGGGTCGCGGCTGGATCGAGGCCCTGCGCATCGACACCGTGAATCACCTCGGCCCGTTCCGGCTGAACATCTGGACCTCGATCGTGGTCTTCTGCCTCGCCCTCGCGTACTTCGTGTGGGCGGGCCGCCACTACCGCGAGCGCGCTGAGCGTGACGTCTCCGGGGCTGACACGCCGTAA
- a CDS encoding DUF2752 domain-containing protein translates to MRDPHVQGSYGFCPFLVLTGEPCPGCGGLRAVNLLTRGDLVAAVSSNLFAVSLVAIAVVAWAVWLVRRARGIPARYLTWSARTVTVLGVAAAVFGLARLTPWGAWLAP, encoded by the coding sequence GTGCGCGACCCCCACGTCCAGGGCTCCTACGGGTTCTGTCCGTTCCTGGTGCTCACCGGGGAGCCGTGTCCCGGCTGCGGGGGCCTGCGCGCGGTCAACCTGCTGACCCGCGGCGACCTCGTCGCCGCCGTGTCGAGCAACCTGTTCGCCGTCAGCCTGGTGGCGATCGCCGTGGTGGCGTGGGCGGTGTGGCTCGTGCGCCGCGCGCGGGGGATCCCGGCGCGCTATCTCACCTGGTCGGCCCGCACCGTCACCGTGCTGGGAGTCGCCGCTGCCGTCTTCGGTCTCGCCCGCCTCACCCCGTGGGGCGCCTGGCTCGCTCCCTGA
- a CDS encoding DUF2189 domain-containing protein: protein MSTNEPPLGPDPERPDGPVPPPPPQPPSDGPAYPPPPGDAPGYGGSAYPPPPGGGGYGGYPPPPGGGSGFVEPFSAPDAIGYGWRKLTANLGPWLVLGLIALALMAIFFIAIFFSSVGVALAGDESSFGGLLVFFLMGFALTVALSILNAVAVRGALDATEGRAFDLGNALGRIDLAPVIVLSVILALIGNLGSLLPGFLGAILSLVGFVLTFLTYFAMTFLVDRGLSPVDSLKASIDLVRANLGNSILLALLSFVVILIGACPCGLLLFLAYPVVAIASAYAYKKFQDQPVAA from the coding sequence ATGTCGACGAACGAACCGCCCCTCGGCCCCGACCCCGAGCGCCCGGACGGTCCCGTGCCCCCGCCGCCCCCGCAGCCGCCGTCCGACGGGCCGGCCTACCCGCCCCCGCCCGGCGACGCGCCCGGCTACGGCGGCAGCGCCTACCCGCCGCCGCCCGGCGGTGGTGGCTACGGCGGCTACCCGCCGCCGCCCGGTGGCGGCTCCGGGTTCGTCGAGCCGTTCAGCGCCCCGGACGCGATCGGCTACGGCTGGCGCAAGCTCACCGCGAACCTCGGGCCCTGGCTGGTCCTGGGCCTGATCGCCCTGGCCCTCATGGCCATCTTCTTCATCGCGATCTTCTTCTCCTCCGTGGGCGTCGCGCTGGCGGGTGACGAATCCTCCTTCGGCGGTCTCCTCGTCTTCTTCCTCATGGGATTCGCGCTGACGGTGGCCCTGTCCATCCTCAATGCGGTCGCCGTCCGCGGTGCGCTCGACGCCACCGAGGGAAGGGCATTCGACCTCGGCAACGCGCTGGGCCGGATCGATCTCGCGCCGGTCATCGTCCTGTCGGTGATCCTGGCGCTGATCGGCAACCTCGGCAGCCTCCTTCCGGGGTTCCTCGGCGCGATCCTGTCGCTGGTCGGCTTCGTGCTGACCTTCCTGACCTACTTCGCGATGACGTTCCTGGTGGATCGTGGGCTCTCCCCCGTCGACTCGCTCAAGGCGAGCATCGATCTCGTCCGGGCCAACCTCGGGAATTCGATCCTCTTGGCGCTCCTGTCCTTCGTGGTCATCCTCATCGGCGCCTGCCCGTGCGGCCTGCTGCTGTTCCTCGCCTATCCCGTCGTGGCGATCGCCTCGGCCTACGCCTACAAGAAGTTCCAGGACCAGCCCGTCGCCGCCTGA
- a CDS encoding HGxxPAAW family protein produces the protein MSHGSSPAAWTAVLVSLAGFLVGGIGLIPEPNWVIFTIGVVLAVGALPLGKVMSLAGYGTSRVKEH, from the coding sequence ATGTCGCACGGATCGTCGCCGGCCGCCTGGACCGCCGTCCTCGTCAGCCTCGCCGGCTTCCTCGTCGGCGGGATCGGCCTGATCCCCGAGCCGAACTGGGTCATCTTCACGATCGGCGTCGTGCTCGCGGTGGGCGCCCTGCCGCTCGGCAAGGTGATGTCGCTCGCCGGCTACGGCACCAGCCGGGTGAAGGAGCACTGA
- the trpA gene encoding tryptophan synthase subunit alpha, which translates to MSVTSPIDELFERTRAENRAALVGYLPAGFPTVDGSIRAIEAMVEAGVDLVEVGLPYSDPVMDGPTIQAAAEAALVNGTRVDDVFRVVEAASAAGAVTVVMTYWNPVERRGVDRFAADLAAAGGAGLITPDLIPDEATEWDRASRAHGLDRIFLVSPSSSDERLAMTADAASGFIYATAVMGVTGQREQTSSLAPELVGRLRKVTDKPVGVGLGVSNGAQAHEIAAFSDAVIVGSALVRCLLDQPDEASGLAAIRELAADLRAGVERD; encoded by the coding sequence ATGAGCGTCACGAGCCCGATCGACGAGCTGTTCGAGCGCACGCGCGCCGAGAACCGCGCCGCGCTGGTGGGCTACCTGCCGGCCGGGTTCCCCACGGTCGACGGCTCCATCCGCGCGATCGAGGCGATGGTCGAGGCCGGCGTCGACCTGGTCGAGGTCGGCCTGCCCTACAGCGACCCCGTGATGGACGGTCCCACGATCCAGGCCGCCGCCGAGGCCGCGCTGGTGAACGGCACCCGCGTCGACGACGTGTTCCGCGTCGTGGAGGCGGCCTCCGCCGCCGGGGCCGTGACGGTCGTCATGACCTACTGGAACCCGGTCGAGCGCCGCGGCGTCGACCGGTTCGCGGCCGACCTGGCCGCCGCCGGGGGAGCGGGCCTCATCACGCCCGACCTGATCCCCGACGAGGCCACCGAGTGGGACCGCGCCTCGCGCGCCCACGGCCTCGACCGCATCTTCCTCGTCTCGCCGTCCTCGTCCGACGAGCGGCTCGCGATGACGGCCGACGCGGCCAGCGGCTTCATCTACGCCACGGCCGTCATGGGCGTGACGGGTCAGCGCGAGCAGACCAGCAGCCTCGCTCCCGAGCTCGTGGGACGGCTGCGCAAGGTCACCGACAAGCCCGTCGGCGTCGGCCTCGGCGTCAGCAACGGCGCCCAGGCCCACGAGATCGCCGCGTTCTCCGACGCGGTCATCGTGGGCTCGGCGCTCGTGCGCTGCCTGCTCGACCAGCCCGACGAGGCGTCCGGCCTCGCCGCCATCCGCGAGCTCGCGGCCGACCTGCGCGCCGGCGTCGAACGGGACTGA
- the trpC gene encoding indole-3-glycerol phosphate synthase TrpC — MTVLDDILAGVAEDRAERQARVSLDDLKRQADKQPPALDPMPAFRSDGVSVIAEVKRSSPSKGALADIKDPAALAGDYAAGGASAISVLTEQRRFGGSLDDLRAVRADVHVPVLRKDFITTSYELWEARAAGADMALLIVAALDQNALESLIDRARSIGLTPLVEVHDEEEVRRAVAADADLIGVNARNLKTLEVDRQTFERLAPQIPDSIVKVAESGVRGPHDVIEYARFGANVVLVGETLVKGDDPRATVADLVAAGLHPALQHRWQPS, encoded by the coding sequence ATGACCGTGCTCGACGACATCCTCGCGGGGGTGGCCGAGGACCGGGCCGAGCGCCAGGCCCGGGTGAGCCTGGACGATCTCAAGCGCCAGGCCGACAAGCAGCCGCCCGCGCTCGACCCGATGCCCGCCTTCCGGTCCGACGGCGTCTCGGTGATCGCCGAGGTGAAGCGGTCCAGCCCCAGCAAGGGCGCGCTCGCCGACATCAAGGACCCCGCCGCCCTGGCCGGCGACTACGCCGCCGGTGGCGCCTCGGCCATCAGCGTCCTGACCGAGCAGCGCCGCTTCGGCGGCTCGCTCGACGACCTGCGCGCCGTCCGCGCCGACGTCCACGTGCCGGTGCTGCGCAAGGACTTCATCACCACCTCGTACGAGCTGTGGGAGGCCCGGGCCGCGGGGGCCGACATGGCGCTGCTCATCGTCGCCGCGCTCGACCAGAACGCGCTCGAGTCGCTCATCGATCGCGCGCGCTCGATCGGCCTGACGCCGCTCGTGGAGGTCCACGACGAGGAGGAGGTGCGCCGCGCCGTCGCGGCCGACGCCGACCTCATCGGTGTGAACGCCCGCAACCTCAAGACGCTCGAGGTCGACCGCCAGACGTTCGAGCGCCTCGCGCCGCAGATCCCCGACTCGATCGTCAAGGTCGCCGAGTCCGGCGTCCGTGGACCCCACGACGTCATCGAGTACGCGCGCTTCGGCGCCAACGTCGTGCTCGTGGGCGAGACGCTCGTCAAGGGCGACGACCCGCGCGCCACCGTCGCCGACCTGGTCGCCGCCGGGCTTCACCCGGCCCTGCAGCATCGATGGCAGCCCAGCTGA
- the trpB gene encoding tryptophan synthase subunit beta, with product MTDISGRSPSRSALPDGPGHFGRFGGRFMPEALIAPLDEITREWEAAQADPAFRNELDRMLREYANVPSPLYEAHRFSRAVGARILLKREDLNHTGAHKIRNVIGQALLAKRIGKPRCIAETGAGQHGVASATACAYLDLECTVYMGQVDTERQALNVARMQMLGAEVIPVTTGSATLKDAINEALRDWVTTVDTTHYLFGTAAGPHPFPTMVRELTRGIGDEARAQVLELDGRLPDAAVACVGGGSNAIGLFTAFVPDEGVRLVGVEAGGDGFETGRHAATITAGEVGVLHGARSFLLQDEDGQTIESHSISAGLDYPGVGPEHAYLADTGRAEYRPATDAQAMAAFDLLCKTEGIIPAIESAHALAGAVTLAEELGPDATILVNLSGRGDKDVHTAATYFGLLDENDRAETDR from the coding sequence ATGACTGACATCTCCGGCCGATCGCCGTCGCGATCGGCGCTTCCCGACGGGCCCGGGCACTTCGGCCGCTTCGGCGGCCGCTTCATGCCCGAGGCCCTCATCGCCCCGCTCGACGAGATCACCCGCGAGTGGGAGGCCGCGCAGGCCGATCCCGCGTTCCGGAACGAGCTCGACCGGATGCTGCGCGAGTACGCCAACGTGCCGAGCCCGCTGTACGAGGCGCACCGCTTCAGCCGCGCCGTCGGCGCGCGGATCCTGCTCAAGCGCGAGGACCTCAACCACACCGGCGCGCACAAGATCCGCAACGTCATCGGCCAGGCGCTGCTGGCCAAGCGCATCGGCAAGCCGCGCTGCATCGCCGAGACGGGCGCGGGCCAGCACGGCGTCGCCTCGGCCACCGCGTGCGCCTACCTCGATCTCGAGTGCACCGTCTACATGGGCCAGGTCGACACCGAGCGCCAGGCGCTCAACGTCGCGCGCATGCAGATGCTGGGCGCCGAGGTCATCCCGGTCACCACCGGAAGCGCCACGCTCAAGGACGCGATCAACGAGGCGCTGCGCGACTGGGTCACCACGGTCGACACCACGCACTACCTGTTCGGCACCGCGGCCGGCCCGCACCCGTTCCCCACGATGGTGCGCGAGCTCACCCGCGGCATCGGCGACGAGGCCCGGGCCCAGGTGCTCGAGCTCGACGGCCGGCTGCCCGACGCCGCGGTGGCGTGCGTCGGCGGCGGCTCCAACGCGATCGGCCTGTTCACCGCCTTCGTGCCCGACGAGGGCGTGCGCCTCGTGGGCGTCGAGGCCGGGGGCGACGGCTTCGAGACCGGCCGCCATGCCGCCACGATCACGGCGGGCGAGGTCGGCGTGCTGCACGGCGCGCGCTCCTTCCTGCTGCAGGACGAGGACGGCCAGACCATCGAGTCGCACTCGATCAGCGCCGGCCTGGACTACCCGGGCGTCGGCCCCGAGCACGCCTACCTCGCCGACACCGGTCGTGCCGAGTACCGCCCGGCCACCGACGCGCAGGCCATGGCCGCGTTCGACCTGCTGTGCAAGACCGAGGGCATCATCCCGGCGATCGAGTCGGCCCACGCGCTGGCCGGCGCGGTGACCCTGGCCGAGGAGCTGGGGCCCGACGCCACGATCCTGGTCAACCTCTCGGGGCGCGGCGACAAGGACGTGCACACGGCGGCGACGTACTTCGGCCTGCTGGACGAGAACGACCGGGCGGAGACCGACCGATGA
- the dapF gene encoding diaminopimelate epimerase, whose translation MEFTWFKGHGTENDFVLLPDHDGTLHGDLDPAFVAALCDRRRGIGADGVMRVVRCTALGHNSPAEWFMDYRNADGSLSQMCGNGIRVFARHLLEEGLVEGPEFPIDTRDGLKFLTVVGDEIAVDMGAFTTGTHSKVSAGGQSWEALEVHTGNPHAVAFVDRVADAGPLLEQPGYAESVYPEGVNIEFVERRGTHHVAMRVHERGSGETRSCGTGACAVAIATAKADGAPDPTTYRVDVPGGTLHVTVSPDRTILRGPARIVAAGTMEWRG comes from the coding sequence ATGGAATTCACGTGGTTCAAGGGACACGGCACCGAGAACGACTTCGTGCTGCTGCCCGACCACGACGGCACCCTGCACGGTGATCTCGACCCCGCCTTCGTGGCCGCCCTGTGCGACCGTCGTCGCGGCATCGGCGCCGACGGCGTCATGCGGGTCGTGCGGTGCACCGCGCTCGGTCACAACTCGCCCGCCGAGTGGTTCATGGACTACCGCAACGCTGACGGCTCGCTGAGCCAGATGTGCGGCAACGGCATCCGCGTCTTCGCCCGGCACCTGCTGGAGGAGGGCCTCGTCGAGGGTCCCGAGTTCCCCATCGACACCCGCGACGGACTGAAGTTCCTCACCGTCGTCGGCGACGAGATCGCCGTCGACATGGGCGCGTTCACCACGGGCACCCACTCGAAGGTCTCGGCCGGCGGCCAGTCCTGGGAGGCGCTCGAGGTCCACACCGGCAACCCCCACGCCGTCGCGTTCGTCGACCGCGTGGCCGACGCCGGCCCCCTGCTCGAGCAGCCCGGGTACGCCGAGTCCGTCTACCCCGAGGGCGTCAACATCGAGTTCGTCGAGCGCCGCGGCACGCACCACGTCGCGATGCGCGTGCACGAGCGCGGCTCGGGCGAGACCCGCTCGTGCGGCACCGGTGCCTGCGCCGTGGCGATCGCCACCGCGAAGGCCGACGGCGCCCCCGACCCCACCACCTACCGCGTCGACGTCCCCGGAGGCACCTTGCACGTCACCGTCTCACCCGATCGCACGATCCTGAGGGGCCCGGCGCGCATCGTCGCCGCGGGCACCATGGAGTGGCGCGGATGA
- a CDS encoding MFS transporter, which translates to MTDRGTPAAAGAEVAGSGRRRVPRVHRAWLVAGVTFLVLLASAAFRSSLGVLLVPIEEDLGWSRTDTSIAVSINLIVYGVAAPFAAALLERIGVRRTAVVALLLICLGCLASTVMTAPWQLSVLWGGVIGVATGSVALVFGAIVVNRWFVARRGLVLGILGAAWATGQLIFLPLLAATVDAFGWRAAAYVIAGCCAVLLPVVALVLRDRPSDVGLEPYGGVDDEVVVVAPPTATAAVVHAVTVLREVVATRAFLLLAGTFFVCGWTTNGIISSHFVPAAHDHGMAATTAAGLLAVVGVFDIVGTIGSGWLTDRYDPRVLLAAYYGLRGLALLAVPALLGPSVEPPLLVVIALFGLDWVATVPPTVVLCRSAFGAERGGIVFGWVFAAHMIGAGVAAAASGAMRAASGDYTSAWILAGALAVAAAVGALLLPRRVS; encoded by the coding sequence GTGACCGACAGGGGGACGCCCGCCGCCGCGGGGGCCGAGGTCGCCGGGTCGGGGCGCCGTCGCGTGCCGCGGGTGCACCGCGCGTGGCTGGTCGCCGGGGTCACGTTCCTCGTCCTGCTCGCCTCGGCCGCGTTCCGGTCGAGCCTGGGCGTCCTGCTGGTCCCGATCGAGGAGGACCTGGGCTGGAGCCGCACCGACACCTCGATCGCGGTCTCGATCAACCTCATCGTCTACGGCGTCGCCGCCCCGTTCGCGGCGGCGCTGCTCGAGCGCATCGGCGTCCGCCGCACCGCCGTCGTGGCGCTCCTGCTCATCTGCCTCGGCTGCCTGGCGTCCACCGTCATGACTGCTCCGTGGCAGCTGTCCGTCCTGTGGGGCGGCGTGATCGGCGTCGCCACCGGCTCGGTTGCCCTCGTCTTCGGCGCCATCGTCGTCAACCGCTGGTTCGTCGCGCGCCGTGGGCTCGTGCTGGGCATCCTGGGCGCCGCGTGGGCCACCGGTCAGCTGATCTTCCTGCCGCTGCTCGCCGCGACGGTCGACGCCTTCGGCTGGCGCGCCGCCGCCTACGTCATCGCTGGCTGCTGCGCCGTGCTGCTGCCGGTGGTCGCCCTCGTGCTGCGCGACCGTCCGTCCGACGTCGGGCTGGAGCCCTACGGCGGCGTCGACGACGAGGTGGTCGTGGTCGCGCCGCCCACCGCGACGGCCGCCGTCGTCCATGCCGTCACCGTGCTGCGCGAGGTCGTCGCCACCCGCGCGTTCCTCTTGCTGGCCGGCACGTTCTTCGTCTGCGGCTGGACCACCAACGGCATCATCAGCAGCCACTTCGTGCCGGCCGCGCACGACCACGGGATGGCCGCGACCACGGCGGCAGGCCTGCTCGCGGTCGTGGGCGTCTTCGACATCGTCGGCACGATCGGCTCCGGCTGGCTCACCGACCGCTACGACCCGCGCGTCCTGCTGGCGGCCTACTACGGGCTCCGGGGCCTGGCGCTGCTCGCCGTGCCGGCGCTGCTGGGACCGTCGGTGGAGCCGCCGCTGCTCGTCGTGATCGCGCTCTTCGGACTCGACTGGGTCGCCACCGTGCCGCCGACCGTGGTGCTGTGCCGCTCGGCCTTTGGCGCCGAGCGCGGCGGCATCGTCTTCGGCTGGGTGTTCGCCGCCCACATGATCGGCGCGGGCGTCGCCGCGGCGGCCAGCGGCGCGATGCGCGCGGCGTCGGGCGACTACACGTCCGCGTGGATCCTGGCCGGCGCGCTCGCGGTGGCGGCGGCGGTGGGGGCGCTGCTGCTGCCCCGCCGGGTCAGCTGA
- the miaA gene encoding tRNA (adenosine(37)-N6)-dimethylallyltransferase MiaA yields MSAPRPVVAVVGPTASGKTRLSVDLARAVHGEVVNTDSVQLYRGMDVGSAKATPDERGGVPHHLLDVLDPVQEASVAAFQREARAAIEQIRARDAVPILVGGSSLYVRAVLDPLDFPGTDPAVRRRWTERLDEVGPEVLHEELARRDPAAAEAILPTNGRRIVRALEVGELTGEPFAATMPAYASIYPEVVMIGLDVPRDVLDARIDARVEQMWADGLVDEVRGLPGLAGSPTASRALGYQQVLAMLAGDLTEEEAKEETKSGTRRFARRQDRMMRKDPRIHWLPFDDPDLLARAVALAGAP; encoded by the coding sequence ATGAGCGCGCCCCGTCCCGTCGTCGCCGTGGTGGGCCCGACGGCCTCGGGCAAGACCCGGCTCTCGGTCGACCTCGCGCGCGCCGTGCACGGCGAGGTCGTGAACACCGACTCCGTGCAGCTCTACCGCGGGATGGACGTGGGCAGCGCCAAGGCGACTCCGGACGAGCGCGGGGGAGTCCCGCACCACCTCCTCGACGTGCTCGACCCCGTCCAGGAGGCCAGCGTCGCCGCGTTCCAGCGCGAGGCGCGGGCCGCGATCGAGCAGATCCGCGCACGCGACGCCGTCCCGATCCTCGTCGGCGGGTCCTCGCTGTACGTGCGGGCCGTCCTGGACCCGCTGGACTTCCCCGGCACCGATCCCGCCGTGCGTCGCCGCTGGACCGAGCGCCTCGACGAGGTCGGCCCCGAAGTGCTGCACGAGGAGCTGGCGCGGCGCGACCCGGCCGCGGCCGAGGCGATCCTGCCCACGAACGGGCGTCGCATCGTGCGCGCCCTGGAGGTCGGCGAGCTCACCGGAGAGCCCTTCGCGGCCACGATGCCCGCGTACGCGTCGATCTACCCCGAGGTCGTGATGATCGGCCTCGACGTGCCGCGCGACGTGCTGGACGCGCGCATCGACGCCCGGGTCGAGCAGATGTGGGCCGATGGCCTCGTCGACGAGGTGCGAGGACTGCCCGGACTCGCCGGCTCGCCCACCGCGTCGCGGGCGCTGGGCTACCAGCAGGTGCTCGCGATGCTCGCGGGCGACCTCACCGAGGAGGAGGCGAAGGAGGAGACGAAGTCGGGCACCCGTCGCTTCGCCCGCCGCCAGGACCGGATGATGCGCAAGGACCCCCGGATCCACTGGCTGCCCTTCGACGATCCCGACCTGCTCGCGCGTGCTGTGGCACTCGCCGGAGCCCCGTAG
- a CDS encoding Trp biosynthesis-associated membrane protein gives MRRNLLGPSVLLLLALGGGTLLAVRAAWATATAQAAGLPEVELSVSGADAVPGAVGLAVLVMAAGLGVLASGPRLRRAIGTLVALAGVVGVVLTARAGDAIATAQRRAIDEAAASGIDVQWSTTAAQPLAVAGFALVVAVGAAVAWLGPRWATMGRKYDAPAAREPDASDLWKAMDDGVDPTA, from the coding sequence GTGAGGCGCAACCTTCTCGGCCCGTCCGTCCTGCTGCTGCTGGCGCTGGGCGGCGGCACGCTGCTCGCCGTCCGCGCGGCGTGGGCCACGGCCACCGCGCAGGCCGCGGGACTGCCCGAGGTCGAGCTGAGCGTCTCGGGCGCCGACGCGGTGCCCGGCGCCGTCGGCCTCGCCGTGCTCGTGATGGCGGCCGGCCTCGGCGTGCTCGCGTCCGGCCCGCGGCTGCGCCGCGCGATCGGCACGCTCGTCGCGCTGGCCGGTGTCGTCGGCGTCGTGTTGACGGCCCGGGCCGGCGACGCGATCGCCACCGCCCAGCGCCGCGCGATCGACGAGGCGGCCGCCTCGGGCATCGACGTGCAGTGGAGCACCACCGCCGCGCAGCCCCTCGCGGTCGCCGGGTTCGCGCTCGTGGTCGCGGTCGGCGCCGCGGTCGCGTGGCTGGGTCCGCGGTGGGCCACGATGGGCCGCAAGTACGACGCCCCGGCCGCGCGCGAGCCCGACGCGAGCGACCTCTGGAAGGCGATGGACGACGGCGTCGATCCCACCGCCTGA
- the hisI gene encoding phosphoribosyl-AMP cyclohydrolase, with protein sequence MRDVSSLDAAIAGRLKRDDSGLVPAVVQDATSRAVLMVGWMDDEALHRTLTTGRSTFWSRSRGEYWVKGETSGHTQHVREVRLDCDGDTLLVVVDQVGPACHTGATTCFDEDLLT encoded by the coding sequence ATGAGGGACGTGAGCTCTCTCGATGCGGCGATCGCCGGCCGGCTGAAGCGCGACGACTCGGGCCTGGTCCCCGCGGTGGTGCAGGACGCGACGTCTCGCGCCGTCCTCATGGTCGGCTGGATGGACGACGAGGCGCTGCACCGCACGCTGACCACCGGCCGCTCCACGTTCTGGAGCCGCAGCCGCGGCGAGTACTGGGTCAAGGGCGAGACGTCGGGCCACACCCAGCACGTGCGCGAGGTCCGCCTCGACTGCGACGGCGACACGCTGCTCGTCGTCGTCGACCAGGTCGGTCCGGCGTGCCACACCGGCGCCACGACGTGCTTCGACGAGGACCTGCTGACGTGA